A stretch of the Elusimicrobia bacterium HGW-Elusimicrobia-1 genome encodes the following:
- a CDS encoding MFS transporter permease — protein sequence MSYIEQNLSAGERVIHRTKIHWVIFILPSIIAALGMLSFTAGRDGIGGGIFFLLISIILGGLRFINYQYSEFGITDKRVLIKVGLIRRQSLETLLTKIESIQVNQGILGRVLNYGTLIIRGTGGTAGKYNNISNPFEFRKKVQEQIDLRHKQ from the coding sequence ATGAGTTATATCGAGCAAAACCTCTCGGCTGGCGAACGGGTTATCCATCGCACCAAAATACATTGGGTAATATTTATATTGCCTTCCATCATCGCTGCCTTAGGTATGCTAAGTTTTACCGCAGGACGTGACGGTATAGGCGGTGGTATCTTTTTCCTGCTCATCTCTATTATACTTGGGGGCTTAAGATTCATAAATTATCAATACTCGGAGTTTGGTATAACAGATAAGAGAGTATTGATAAAAGTGGGTCTTATCCGCAGACAATCCCTTGAAACACTTCTCACAAAAATAGAAAGTATCCAAGTAAATCAGGGAATACTCGGGAGGGTTTTAAACTACGGAACCTTGATAATTAGGGGAACCGGAGGAACAGCGGGTAAGTACAATAATATATCAAATCCTTTCGAGTTCCGAAAAAAAGTTCAGGAACAAATCGACCTACGGCATAAACAATAG